In one Arthrobacter jinronghuae genomic region, the following are encoded:
- a CDS encoding ABC transporter permease produces the protein MKTSPFRVIFNRPSTAMEKYLLTIILAYIVIVALKNPLFFSLETLFDMLRSGSGVMILAVGVLLVLISGGIDVSFTAIAVVSGYTSVQLMMALGIDNVLFAFMVSIAVGCLLGAVNALLISRFKLPTLIVTLGTASAYHGLMATVLGTKSYPTGAMPQSMVEFGSANLVVINSETGRYGLTVFLPIVIFVLGLTWFILYRTMLGRQIFAVGSNEESASRLGINITRTKLFVYSYSGALSGLMGIIYFSELKYVNPVSLVGSELMIIAAVVIGGAKLTGGEGTILGTILGIVVVQLFQSTLVFLGLGSSWNDLFFGAVLLMSLGVMYYRQRIQDRKSLVFATS, from the coding sequence ATGAAGACCAGTCCGTTTCGCGTCATCTTCAACCGGCCCTCCACCGCGATGGAGAAGTATCTGCTAACCATTATCCTTGCGTACATAGTGATCGTGGCCTTGAAGAACCCGCTGTTCTTCAGCCTGGAGACCCTGTTTGACATGCTTCGGAGTGGGTCCGGCGTTATGATCCTCGCCGTCGGCGTGCTCCTCGTGCTCATATCGGGCGGCATTGACGTCTCGTTCACAGCAATCGCGGTGGTCTCGGGCTACACATCGGTGCAGCTCATGATGGCGTTGGGGATCGACAACGTTCTGTTCGCATTCATGGTGTCCATTGCTGTGGGATGTCTGCTCGGCGCCGTCAATGCTCTGCTTATTTCCAGATTCAAACTCCCAACCCTAATCGTGACCCTCGGTACCGCCAGCGCCTACCACGGCCTGATGGCAACAGTTCTCGGCACAAAGTCCTACCCCACTGGTGCGATGCCTCAGTCCATGGTCGAGTTCGGGTCCGCCAACTTAGTGGTCATAAACTCCGAGACCGGCAGATACGGCCTCACGGTGTTCCTGCCGATAGTGATTTTTGTGCTCGGACTCACCTGGTTCATCCTCTACCGCACGATGCTTGGCCGACAGATCTTCGCCGTCGGTAGCAATGAGGAATCCGCCTCACGTCTCGGAATTAATATCACCCGCACCAAGTTGTTTGTCTACTCCTACTCCGGCGCTCTCTCCGGATTGATGGGAATCATTTATTTCAGCGAACTAAAGTACGTCAATCCTGTCTCCCTCGTGGGCAGCGAGCTGATGATTATCGCCGCTGTCGTCATTGGGGGTGCGAAGCTCACGGGCGGCGAAGGAACGATTCTCGGCACAATTCTAGGCATCGTTGTTGTGCAGTTGTTTCAATCCACTCTGGTATTCCTCGGCTTGGGATCCTCGTGGAATGACCTGTTCTTCGGTGCTGTATTGCTAATGAGTTTGGGCGTTATGTACTACCGCCAACGCATCCAGGACCGAAAGAGTCTCGTCTTCGCGACGAGCTAA
- a CDS encoding DeoR/GlpR family DNA-binding transcription regulator, producing MSAVEEKKKMARVAVELVSEGDVVMVDDSTTSLEVVPLLIGRSPLTIITNFMPAMQQVTNNPDVHLIALGGEYVPRYQSFLGLMCERSIADLYADVLFASSSAVRGLDVYHQDQQIVTAKRAMMAAAQTRVLMVDHSKIDHGALHRLGGIDEFTHVIVDDEVDAIVVKSFEDAGVIVLVAS from the coding sequence ATGAGCGCGGTTGAAGAGAAGAAGAAAATGGCACGGGTGGCTGTGGAACTCGTCTCCGAAGGCGATGTCGTGATGGTGGACGACTCAACAACGTCACTGGAGGTCGTTCCGCTGCTAATTGGCCGATCTCCGCTGACCATAATCACCAACTTCATGCCTGCTATGCAGCAGGTAACTAATAATCCGGATGTGCACCTCATCGCTCTTGGGGGCGAGTACGTGCCGCGATACCAGTCGTTCCTGGGCCTCATGTGTGAGCGGAGCATTGCCGACCTCTATGCAGACGTTCTTTTTGCATCATCTTCCGCAGTGAGGGGGCTCGACGTGTACCACCAGGACCAGCAAATCGTCACTGCGAAAAGGGCCATGATGGCTGCTGCGCAAACAAGAGTCCTCATGGTAGATCACAGTAAGATTGACCATGGAGCGTTGCACCGTTTGGGCGGTATTGATGAATTTACTCATGTAATAGTGGACGACGAAGTCGACGCGATTGTCGTGAAGAGCTTCGAAGACGCGGGCGTCATAGTGCTGGTTGCTAGCTGA
- a CDS encoding sugar ABC transporter ATP-binding protein yields the protein MGDSILTAENLSIDFGGVTALENINLSIGQGEILCLAGENGSGKSTFVKIVSGVYSPSSGSVSIDGSLVDSHGPRGAISAGVQVIYQDLSLFDHLTVAENISINRMMHDGSKLVKRSAMRTIAAEQLARVGVELPLDERVSTLSVANKQLVAIARALSMDARILFMDEPTTALTTNEVKRLLKIVLELKNRGLSIVFISHKLDEVFAIADRIIIFRNGHKVGDFPAHELDEESLSFHMTGRRVSYARYHREPNDEAPLLQVQGLSRQGNYSDVSFDLRKGDILGLTGLLGAGRTELALSLFGLNTPDSGQILIDGKLTSISSPLHAMGHGIALVPEDRKAQGLFGAQSIRNNVSSNVIDSLVGRTRLIDRKAEKALAQTTVQKMNVNNKDIDTPVENLSGGNQQKVVIGKWIAREPTIFILDSPTVGIDIGSKQEIYDRIHALAASGIGVIVISDEPEEIIANCNRVLVMHEGVVLDRFGEADLRAPEFKDRLATIISDPGAHVKHVTVPLTSTSGNQQ from the coding sequence ATGGGTGACTCAATCCTCACCGCGGAGAATCTCTCCATAGACTTCGGTGGCGTAACCGCACTAGAAAATATCAACCTGTCGATAGGCCAGGGTGAAATCCTCTGTCTTGCCGGCGAAAATGGATCGGGCAAATCGACATTCGTCAAGATCGTGTCCGGTGTCTACTCGCCTAGCTCCGGCAGTGTTTCGATCGACGGATCCCTAGTCGATTCGCATGGCCCGCGGGGCGCGATCAGTGCCGGGGTTCAGGTTATTTATCAGGATCTCTCCCTCTTTGATCACCTCACGGTGGCAGAGAACATCTCTATTAATCGCATGATGCACGATGGATCCAAGCTCGTGAAGCGTTCCGCTATGCGGACTATTGCTGCGGAACAGCTTGCCCGAGTTGGTGTCGAACTCCCCCTGGATGAGAGGGTCTCCACTCTCTCAGTGGCCAACAAACAACTAGTCGCCATCGCGCGGGCGCTCAGCATGGACGCCCGGATCCTTTTCATGGACGAACCCACCACCGCGCTGACCACCAACGAGGTAAAACGGTTACTGAAGATCGTATTGGAGCTCAAAAACCGCGGATTGTCGATCGTATTTATTAGCCACAAACTCGACGAAGTTTTCGCCATCGCGGATCGGATCATCATTTTTCGCAACGGGCACAAGGTTGGTGACTTTCCCGCTCATGAACTTGACGAAGAATCGCTGAGCTTTCACATGACCGGTCGCCGTGTCTCCTACGCACGCTACCACCGGGAACCCAATGATGAGGCTCCACTTTTGCAGGTCCAAGGCCTCAGCAGGCAAGGGAACTACAGCGACGTCAGTTTCGATTTGCGCAAGGGAGACATTCTGGGGCTCACCGGGCTTCTCGGTGCTGGCCGCACAGAACTGGCGCTTTCGTTGTTCGGCCTCAACACCCCTGACTCCGGGCAGATTCTGATCGATGGAAAACTAACCAGCATCAGCTCTCCACTTCATGCCATGGGCCATGGGATCGCGCTGGTACCCGAGGATCGAAAGGCCCAGGGTCTGTTTGGGGCACAGTCAATCCGAAACAACGTCTCGTCAAATGTGATCGACTCGCTGGTTGGCCGTACCCGCCTGATCGACCGGAAAGCGGAGAAGGCTCTCGCACAGACAACGGTGCAGAAAATGAACGTTAACAACAAAGATATCGACACTCCCGTCGAGAACCTTTCCGGCGGCAACCAGCAGAAGGTAGTGATCGGCAAATGGATCGCCCGGGAACCCACGATTTTCATCCTCGATAGTCCAACAGTCGGCATAGACATTGGATCAAAACAGGAGATATATGACCGCATTCACGCCCTTGCCGCAAGTGGAATCGGCGTAATCGTGATTTCCGACGAACCCGAGGAGATCATTGCCAATTGCAACAGGGTGCTGGTGATGCATGAGGGAGTTGTACTCGACCGCTTCGGTGAGGCCGATCTCCGTGCCCCCGAATTCAAAGATCGCCTCGCAACGATCATCAGTGACCCCGGCGCCCACGTGAAACACGTAACGGTCCCCCTAACGTCGACCTCAGGAAATCAGCAATGA
- a CDS encoding bifunctional aldolase/short-chain dehydrogenase — translation MKSLWQPLKSGQNAVDECVQGSRTIGAHKSLVLHGGGNSSIKATVVDVTGDDIETLYVKGSGWDMASIEPQGFAPLRMDRLRQLLTVKSITDTALVNELRSALVDASAPDPSIESLLHALLPYRAVLHSHADVIVSLTNQPDPAAVVSALFGHKLVLVPYVKPGFDLARRCNELWPQLATPETRGMVLLNHGLFTFGDTMEEAYSRHVEIISAAEDHLRFISETEGPAPSVPLSIEALSETDASTARHEMDSVDLLAVARLRGAISRHAGQSMIMCQHVGPRVRNFLGRKDLTRIVSRGPATPDHIIHTKRIPLVGRDIDGYDVDAYVQDYQAYFERNRDRSPVPLTMLDPTPRFMLDSKRGMFTVGRTVKEANIVRDIAMHTFDVIEAAEKIGRYTSLTEDKLFDIEYWELEQAKLRRGGVSPELAGQVAFVTGAASGIGRSIANKLLDLGACVVGVDISEDVTTTFSCDSWLGIQADVQELFAIEGALRQTVQRFGGLDMLIVAAGVFPESVPITGLDGRAWDRTLAINVGSVQALFGLAQPLLAESPTYGRVVVIGSKNVAAPGPGAAAYSASKAALTQLARVAALEWAVDGIRVNTVHPDAVFDTGLWAPELLAERAARYGVSVEEYKRRNLLSTEVSSLHVAQMVGAMCTPAFQSTTGAQVPVDGGNDRVI, via the coding sequence GTGAAAAGCCTGTGGCAACCGCTGAAGAGCGGACAGAACGCCGTCGACGAATGCGTGCAGGGATCACGCACGATAGGCGCACACAAATCCCTCGTGCTCCACGGCGGAGGCAACTCATCCATCAAAGCCACAGTTGTGGACGTCACTGGCGACGACATCGAAACCCTTTATGTAAAGGGCAGCGGCTGGGACATGGCCTCCATCGAGCCGCAGGGATTCGCTCCGCTTCGCATGGACCGCCTGCGACAGCTCCTGACGGTCAAATCGATCACTGATACTGCGCTCGTCAATGAACTGCGAAGTGCGCTGGTCGACGCATCTGCTCCTGACCCGTCAATAGAGTCTCTATTGCATGCACTCCTGCCTTATCGGGCTGTGCTGCATTCCCACGCCGACGTAATCGTCTCGCTGACCAATCAACCTGACCCAGCAGCCGTCGTCTCTGCCCTTTTCGGGCACAAGCTGGTACTGGTCCCTTATGTCAAGCCTGGATTCGACCTCGCCCGTCGTTGCAATGAACTCTGGCCGCAACTCGCGACCCCTGAAACCCGGGGAATGGTGCTGCTCAATCACGGACTTTTCACGTTCGGCGACACTATGGAGGAAGCGTACAGCCGGCATGTAGAGATCATTTCAGCGGCTGAAGACCACCTTAGGTTCATCTCGGAAACGGAAGGGCCTGCCCCGTCCGTGCCCTTGTCCATTGAAGCCCTGTCGGAGACCGACGCATCAACTGCAAGGCACGAAATGGACAGCGTCGATCTGCTGGCTGTCGCCCGCCTGCGCGGAGCAATTTCCCGGCACGCTGGGCAGTCGATGATCATGTGCCAGCACGTCGGCCCTAGAGTCCGGAACTTTTTAGGACGGAAGGACCTGACTCGGATAGTTTCTCGTGGACCTGCAACCCCCGATCACATCATTCACACGAAGCGCATTCCGCTGGTGGGCCGGGATATCGATGGTTACGACGTTGACGCCTACGTCCAGGATTATCAGGCTTACTTCGAGCGAAACCGTGATCGGTCACCTGTGCCGCTCACCATGCTGGATCCCACGCCCAGATTTATGCTCGATTCAAAGAGGGGTATGTTCACGGTCGGCAGGACTGTGAAAGAAGCCAACATAGTGCGTGACATAGCCATGCACACGTTTGATGTCATCGAGGCAGCCGAAAAAATCGGGCGGTACACATCCCTGACTGAGGACAAGCTCTTCGATATAGAGTACTGGGAGCTCGAACAAGCAAAGCTGCGCAGGGGTGGTGTCTCACCTGAGTTGGCCGGCCAAGTGGCGTTTGTAACCGGGGCAGCCTCCGGTATTGGTCGCAGCATCGCCAACAAACTGCTTGACCTGGGTGCATGCGTGGTCGGAGTCGACATCTCCGAGGATGTCACGACCACCTTTTCGTGTGACTCCTGGTTGGGCATTCAGGCAGACGTACAAGAACTTTTTGCCATAGAAGGCGCGCTGCGACAGACTGTGCAGCGCTTTGGCGGCCTGGACATGCTCATAGTTGCCGCGGGAGTTTTCCCGGAAAGCGTGCCGATAACCGGCCTTGACGGAAGGGCGTGGGACCGAACCCTGGCCATCAACGTCGGTTCAGTTCAGGCTCTCTTCGGGCTCGCTCAGCCGCTATTGGCCGAGTCACCCACCTACGGACGGGTTGTCGTCATCGGTTCCAAAAACGTGGCCGCACCTGGTCCGGGAGCCGCCGCCTACTCCGCGTCGAAGGCCGCGCTGACCCAGCTGGCCCGAGTTGCTGCTCTGGAGTGGGCAGTGGACGGAATCCGGGTCAATACCGTGCATCCCGACGCCGTCTTCGACACCGGCCTATGGGCTCCGGAACTGCTCGCCGAACGCGCGGCTAGATACGGAGTGAGCGTTGAGGAATACAAGCGCCGTAACTTACTTTCCACGGAGGTATCAAGCCTCCACGTGGCTCAGATGGTAGGAGCAATGTGCACGCCGGCTTTCCAATCAACGACTGGTGCTCAGGTGCCCGTCGATGGGGGCAACGACAGGGTCATCTAG
- a CDS encoding carbohydrate kinase family protein yields the protein MGAHIADALGWPFTSVPPGQRLEFMEQIKFTVAGTAAAPAVNLAKLGVEVGAVGRIGNDTIGDFVRSTMNSYGVNTDNLVVDARRQTSASLLPIRRDGSRPALHVIGANAGLTETDVPWSIVEKAQIFHLGGAFILPGLDGAPMGRVLKRVKELGLTVTMDFLMSPRDDAQRVIGPSLRYVDYLMPNIEEAGWLVGTEDRQEIIEWLHTQGVGHTLLTMGGGGVSVAANGDKETVLPAYDISVVDTTGCGDAFSAGLISGLLDGLDVMGAAERGLACGSLVATGLGSDAGIVDRNQVAKFQQTQARLAA from the coding sequence ATGGGTGCACACATTGCCGACGCGCTCGGCTGGCCGTTCACGTCCGTACCGCCTGGCCAACGCCTCGAATTCATGGAGCAGATCAAATTTACTGTGGCCGGCACCGCCGCTGCGCCAGCGGTGAACCTGGCCAAGCTTGGTGTTGAGGTTGGTGCCGTCGGTCGGATCGGCAACGACACCATTGGTGACTTTGTTCGTTCCACCATGAACAGTTACGGGGTCAACACTGACAATTTGGTGGTCGATGCAAGGAGACAGACCTCCGCAAGTCTTCTGCCGATTCGCCGTGACGGCTCACGCCCGGCGCTCCATGTTATCGGCGCCAATGCTGGCCTGACTGAAACAGATGTTCCCTGGTCAATCGTTGAAAAGGCTCAGATTTTCCATCTTGGTGGTGCCTTTATCCTGCCGGGATTGGATGGTGCCCCTATGGGGCGGGTCCTGAAGCGAGTGAAGGAACTCGGCCTAACCGTCACCATGGACTTCCTGATGAGCCCGCGGGATGACGCCCAAAGGGTAATTGGTCCGTCCTTACGATATGTGGATTACCTCATGCCCAACATCGAGGAAGCCGGGTGGTTGGTCGGTACCGAAGATCGCCAAGAGATCATTGAATGGCTGCACACCCAAGGCGTGGGGCACACTCTGCTAACGATGGGCGGCGGCGGGGTGAGTGTCGCGGCCAATGGTGACAAGGAAACTGTACTGCCCGCTTACGACATCAGCGTCGTGGATACTACTGGTTGTGGAGACGCATTCAGTGCCGGGCTGATTTCCGGGTTGCTCGACGGCCTGGATGTCATGGGTGCAGCGGAACGGGGATTGGCTTGTGGCAGTCTCGTCGCGACTGGACTGGGATCAGATGCCGGAATTGTGGACAGGAATCAAGTCGCCAAATTCCAGCAAACCCAGGCCAGACTGGCTGCCTGA
- a CDS encoding ComEC/Rec2 family competence protein — MAAAALVCASAAGSLANRTSGPISELITAEAVITAEMRAVSDARPGAADRFTGSPRYLIDAVVDSGTADGHRFRASATLLVVGGEDYGEIRMGDRFTSAGPLHPLPAGDRNLAMLPAAAPPEITGGGGWYAATARLRDGFVQTAEDRDAGIEGLLPGMVLGDRGGLDSGLEQAMKNTGLTHLTAVSGANCSYLIAFIFLAARALRVPRVPAALLALTGLGAFVLLVRPDPSVLRAAVMGGLGTLAVLSGRGRLSAALLFLSITVLLCVDPWLAGSYAFILSVCATLGLVVLGPHLVRVLSRRLPGWFAAAIAIPVAAQLFCAPVLVTLQPQLPVYSVPANLVAAPVVPVVSIAGMFAVALVAAAPVLAVPPLLLAAGGAWWVARTARFFESAPGALAAWPDGTTGVLLMAGCTFAAVAGILHLSRRERWSIRDRHPAPEGRAHGSPPHRILNPGAASPARGGTRTRRWLVAGAAAALVLPGGMVLAAGSLGPGQVDEWVLAACDVGQGDAFAVRSGPGSAVVIDAGSDPDAVDSCLDRLDIQTVDMLVLSHAHQDHYGGTSGVLAGRNVLRVGYSTADSELPGDLVAVLDESPAPRERLVAGMAGNAGSVSWSVLWPLPDPGDHDPRSGAAGDEEENNSSAVLLVTVAENPRLRPLRILFTGDIEEDAAATVIAAHPELGAGSVDVLKVAHHGARNGGGGWVSAVSPPLALVSVGADNDYGHPAPQTLAGLEAAGTAVARTDEHGTLLVAREGDGLQIAGLPP; from the coding sequence ATGGCCGCAGCGGCCCTGGTCTGTGCCAGTGCGGCCGGCAGCTTGGCCAACCGTACGAGCGGCCCTATTTCGGAGCTCATCACAGCCGAAGCCGTGATTACCGCGGAAATGCGTGCAGTTTCGGACGCGAGGCCCGGTGCTGCCGACCGGTTCACGGGCAGTCCGCGGTACCTCATCGATGCCGTGGTGGATTCCGGGACCGCGGACGGGCATCGGTTCCGGGCTTCAGCGACCCTTCTGGTGGTGGGCGGGGAGGACTACGGCGAGATCAGGATGGGGGACCGGTTCACCAGTGCCGGACCCTTGCATCCACTCCCCGCAGGGGACCGGAATCTAGCCATGCTCCCGGCCGCAGCACCTCCGGAAATTACCGGAGGCGGTGGATGGTACGCGGCAACCGCCCGGCTCCGTGACGGCTTTGTCCAGACAGCCGAAGACCGGGATGCCGGAATCGAAGGACTTCTGCCAGGCATGGTCCTGGGCGACCGGGGCGGGCTTGATTCCGGACTGGAACAGGCAATGAAGAATACTGGACTGACCCACCTGACGGCGGTGTCCGGTGCCAATTGCAGCTACCTGATCGCCTTCATTTTCCTCGCAGCCAGAGCCCTCCGGGTACCGCGGGTGCCGGCGGCGTTGCTGGCTCTGACGGGCCTCGGTGCGTTTGTGCTCCTCGTGCGTCCGGATCCCAGTGTGCTGCGCGCTGCTGTGATGGGCGGGCTGGGAACCCTCGCCGTGCTCTCCGGACGGGGACGGCTTTCAGCGGCGCTGCTTTTCCTGTCGATCACGGTGCTGCTGTGCGTGGATCCGTGGTTAGCCGGAAGCTACGCGTTCATTCTGTCCGTCTGTGCGACCCTTGGGCTGGTTGTGCTGGGACCGCATCTGGTGCGGGTCCTGTCCCGTCGCCTCCCCGGATGGTTTGCGGCCGCCATTGCCATACCGGTAGCAGCGCAGCTATTCTGCGCCCCGGTCCTGGTGACCCTGCAGCCACAGCTGCCGGTGTATTCGGTTCCCGCCAATCTGGTAGCCGCACCCGTCGTCCCGGTAGTGAGCATTGCGGGGATGTTTGCCGTCGCCTTGGTGGCCGCGGCTCCGGTGCTGGCAGTACCGCCCCTCCTGCTTGCGGCCGGAGGGGCCTGGTGGGTGGCCCGTACTGCCCGGTTCTTTGAATCAGCTCCCGGGGCCCTGGCAGCCTGGCCCGACGGCACCACCGGCGTGCTGCTGATGGCCGGATGCACATTTGCAGCGGTTGCCGGAATACTCCATCTTTCCCGGCGGGAAAGATGGAGTATCCGGGATCGGCATCCGGCCCCGGAGGGCCGGGCCCATGGATCCCCGCCGCACAGGATCCTTAATCCCGGTGCAGCGTCCCCGGCTCGGGGTGGTACCCGCACCCGGCGCTGGCTCGTTGCCGGTGCGGCTGCTGCCCTGGTCCTGCCGGGCGGAATGGTCCTTGCCGCCGGCTCACTTGGCCCGGGGCAGGTGGATGAATGGGTGCTGGCCGCTTGCGATGTTGGACAGGGCGACGCATTCGCTGTCCGGTCCGGGCCGGGCAGCGCAGTGGTGATCGACGCGGGCAGCGATCCCGATGCAGTGGACAGCTGCCTTGACCGGTTGGATATCCAGACTGTGGACATGCTTGTTCTCAGTCACGCACACCAGGACCACTACGGGGGAACCTCGGGTGTGCTGGCGGGGCGAAACGTGCTGAGGGTGGGATACTCGACGGCCGACAGCGAGCTGCCCGGGGATCTTGTGGCGGTACTGGACGAATCACCGGCTCCGCGGGAACGACTCGTTGCAGGCATGGCCGGCAATGCCGGGAGCGTGTCCTGGAGTGTTCTCTGGCCGCTCCCGGACCCCGGTGATCATGATCCCCGGTCAGGGGCCGCCGGAGACGAGGAGGAGAATAACTCCAGCGCGGTCCTTCTGGTTACAGTCGCAGAGAACCCAAGGCTGCGTCCGCTGCGGATCCTCTTCACCGGGGATATTGAGGAGGACGCTGCCGCCACAGTCATCGCCGCACACCCGGAACTGGGCGCCGGTTCGGTTGATGTCTTGAAGGTGGCGCACCATGGCGCGCGCAACGGAGGCGGTGGGTGGGTGAGCGCAGTGTCGCCCCCACTGGCGCTGGTTTCAGTAGGCGCGGACAACGACTATGGCCATCCTGCGCCGCAGACGCTGGCCGGGCTCGAAGCGGCGGGTACAGCCGTTGCCCGCACAGACGAGCACGGGACCTTGTTGGTGGCCAGGGAGGGCGACGGGCTGCAGATAGCCGGCCTGCCGCCCTAA
- a CDS encoding substrate-binding domain-containing protein, whose amino-acid sequence MKRPASLLSLAATAIAATVLMSGCGTLGDTGSGTKASGSDDGVFRIATVSKVEGISWFEAMRTGVDQFNTDNGDVVEAWQTGPDSGDPAKQVQIVEDLIAQGVDALVVVPNDPQSIAPVLKKARDAGIVVVTHEAPALAATDSVDYDLEAFDNVEFGEKMFEQLADQMGGSGTFVGEVGSLTSETHMAWYNAGLDYLKENYPEITPVSAQPYEDDNDDSKARDNALEILKAYPDLNGFIGTSVSAGANFAAVLKEKNLTNIATSMLSLPSVAGPYLEDDVVGSAQAWNPAGAGYAANEVALAVLQERAIESGSDLKFEGYEDVTVDGKLISGSAILMIKKGQYPDGKYPF is encoded by the coding sequence ATGAAGCGTCCAGCGAGCTTGCTCAGCCTCGCGGCGACCGCGATTGCGGCAACCGTCCTCATGTCCGGGTGCGGCACCCTAGGAGACACGGGTAGCGGAACTAAGGCATCCGGTTCCGATGACGGCGTTTTCCGAATCGCGACCGTGTCAAAAGTCGAGGGAATCTCTTGGTTCGAAGCAATGCGTACCGGCGTTGACCAGTTCAACACCGACAACGGCGACGTGGTCGAAGCATGGCAGACCGGCCCGGACTCAGGGGATCCTGCAAAGCAGGTTCAAATCGTCGAAGACCTTATTGCACAGGGTGTCGACGCCTTGGTCGTTGTTCCAAACGATCCGCAGTCCATCGCCCCCGTCCTGAAGAAGGCCCGCGACGCCGGCATCGTTGTCGTAACTCATGAGGCACCGGCGCTTGCCGCAACAGACAGCGTCGACTACGATCTCGAGGCCTTCGACAACGTCGAGTTCGGAGAAAAGATGTTCGAGCAGCTCGCCGACCAGATGGGTGGCTCGGGAACGTTCGTAGGCGAGGTGGGCTCTCTCACCAGCGAAACTCATATGGCTTGGTACAACGCGGGCCTCGACTATCTCAAGGAGAACTACCCAGAGATAACCCCTGTATCGGCTCAGCCCTATGAGGACGATAACGATGACTCCAAAGCCCGCGATAATGCCCTTGAAATCCTCAAGGCCTACCCTGACTTGAACGGCTTCATCGGCACATCGGTTTCTGCCGGGGCCAATTTCGCAGCGGTACTGAAAGAGAAGAACCTGACCAACATCGCCACGTCCATGCTAAGCCTGCCTTCCGTTGCAGGTCCGTATCTCGAGGACGATGTAGTCGGCTCGGCACAAGCATGGAACCCTGCCGGTGCAGGCTACGCCGCAAACGAGGTGGCCTTGGCCGTACTCCAGGAGCGGGCTATCGAGTCAGGTAGCGATCTCAAGTTCGAGGGCTACGAAGACGTCACAGTAGATGGCAAGCTCATCAGCGGCTCGGCGATTTTGATGATCAAGAAGGGCCAATACCCCGACGGCAAGTACCCGTTCTAA
- a CDS encoding helix-hairpin-helix domain-containing protein: MAQHRWDTVDSQDADGPGHWDRDLEEPRRRWAFSLPAAVLAVCMMLGCGLAILVLRDREPVPVASVGMSPPGTAPSPLPEAGSSNTVTPSTVPSAASAQVPSGAAEPEAGTAMIMVHVAGAVQHPGVVRLDPGSRIVDAVEAAGGTAPDADLARVNLAAVAEDGVMVLVPRIDESASGLEAGSPGGNPAGGSPPAADGTGAASGSVNLNTADSAQLQTLPRVGPVLAERIMAWRTEHGRFSRPEDLDAIPGIGEAMMAALLPLVTV, encoded by the coding sequence ATGGCACAACACCGTTGGGACACCGTCGACAGCCAGGACGCTGACGGCCCCGGGCACTGGGATCGGGACCTTGAAGAGCCGCGGCGTCGGTGGGCCTTTTCCCTGCCTGCGGCGGTCCTGGCAGTTTGCATGATGCTGGGCTGCGGGCTGGCCATCCTGGTGCTGCGCGACCGGGAGCCTGTTCCGGTGGCCAGTGTCGGAATGTCCCCGCCCGGCACTGCTCCCTCGCCGCTTCCTGAAGCGGGGAGCAGCAATACCGTTACTCCGTCTACTGTTCCTTCCGCTGCGTCGGCGCAGGTTCCGTCCGGTGCAGCCGAGCCGGAGGCGGGCACAGCAATGATCATGGTCCACGTCGCCGGGGCTGTGCAGCATCCGGGGGTGGTGCGGCTGGATCCGGGCAGCCGGATCGTTGATGCGGTGGAGGCCGCCGGGGGAACGGCGCCGGATGCCGACCTTGCCAGAGTGAATCTGGCTGCGGTCGCGGAGGACGGTGTGATGGTGCTAGTTCCGCGGATCGATGAGAGCGCGTCGGGTCTCGAAGCCGGCAGCCCGGGAGGCAACCCGGCCGGCGGGAGTCCCCCCGCTGCGGACGGGACGGGTGCGGCTTCCGGCAGCGTCAACCTGAACACGGCGGACTCCGCCCAGCTGCAAACACTCCCGAGGGTCGGGCCGGTGCTCGCTGAACGGATCATGGCGTGGCGCACCGAGCATGGGAGGTTCAGCCGGCCGGAAGACCTGGACGCAATACCGGGAATCGGTGAAGCAATGATGGCGGCATTGCTTCCACTGGTCACGGTCTAG